The genomic segment CAGCACCATCAGCGGAACCGACCTGATTGTCGGTGCCCGCAGCGGACAGCTCAACCTGCTGCTGTACACGGTGTTTCATATTGGTGATGCCACCAACAACATCCGCTGGTCCAGCTTCCAGAAGCTAGAGCAGGATCGCCGAATTGATTGGGCCATCCCCATTTCACTGGGGGACAGCTATCGTGGCTATCGGGTGGTCGCCACCAACGACCAGTTTCTGGCCCGGCTCCAGTTCGGCAACAACCAGTCTCTGGAACTGGCCCAAGGCGAGTGGTTTGACGACCTGTTCGACGTGGTCCTCGGCGCCGGTGTTGCCAGGCAACTCGACCATCACCTCAACGATGAGATCGTGTTGTCTCACGGGGGCGGTCGTACCAGCTTCTCCAATCACACCGACCTGCCCTTCAGGATATCCGGCGTACTTGCCCCAACCGGCACACCAGTGGACCAGGCGGTTTTTATTAGCCTGGAGGCCATGGAAGCGATTCATGTAGGCTGGGAATCCGGTGTTGCCATCCCTGGCCGGGGGCTGTCCGCGGACCGAGCCAGGGCCCGGGACTTTACACCAGACTCCATCACGGCGGCCTTTGTCGGCCTGAGTCAGCCCATCCTCACGTTTCAGGTACAACGGGAACTGAACCAGTCCCGGGACGAGCCGTTATCCGCCATTCTCCCCGGTGTCGCGCTGAGCGAGCTCTGGCGCATGATGGGGCAATTTGAAAAAGCGCTGCTCGGCATCAGCGCCTTCGTGGTTGTTACCAGCCTGGTCGGCCTGGTGGCCGTCCTGTTGACCCTGCAGGCCCAGCGCCAACGCGAAGTGGCGGTTTTAAGGGCCACAGGCGCATCCCCGGCGCTGATCGCATCACTTTACAGTTTTGAGTGCGTAGTATTGGCCCTCACCGCCTGCCTGCTCGCCCTGATTGTCGGGGCTGGCGCAATTGCCGGTCTGAGCCCCTGGCTGCTGGAGCAGTTCGGCATTCAGATCAGCCTGCGCCCGCTGAAACAGGACGAGTGGCTATTGCTGGCAGCCGTTCCTGTGTCGGCCATGCTGGTATCACTGGTGCCGGCCACCAGCACCTGGCGAAAGAGCCGGAAACAGGGCTTTGGTGCCGCCAATACAGAATGAACTTGCGCCGAAGGTGATGGCCATCACGGGAATCCGCGCCATGACAATGCGTTAAATTGACCGGTCTGGCGTCGGCACTTATAGTTACTCACACTTACATCACCGTTGTTGGGCACGTCATGGAACAGTCCGAAGTACAGGCATTAGCGGACAAGCTGGACAAGCTGATTGAACGCTGCGAAAAGCTGGAGAAGGATAACGCCGTGTTGCGCGAGCTGCAGGACGACTGGAATCGGGAACGAGCCCAGCTAATGCACAAGAACGATCTTGCCAAAAACAAGATTGAAGCCATGATAGGCCGCCTGAGGGCGCTGGAGCACCACTGATGTCAAAGTCATCAACCACCGTTGAAGTCAGAATACTCGACAAGGAATACCTGGTGGCTTGCCCGCAGGAAGAGCAAGAGGCGTTGCTTCGTGCGGCCCGGCATCTGGACAACAAAATGCGGGAAATCCGCTCCAGTGGCAAAGTGTTCGGAACCGAGCGCATTGCCGTGATGGCCGCGCTGAACATTACCCACGAACTGCTGGAGCGCGACACCATGTCTCACGCAACCAGCAATTTGCTCAGAGCCATGGACAACCGGCTGGATGAAGCCCTCGGAGAATCGTCCGGAGATTGATTTCAGAAAGATTCCGGGAAATGGGGTTGCAATCGGCCCCGACCCTGCCCGTATAATGGGATCAACTTCCTGGGCTGTTCGCTGGTCGGGTACGTCCTCGAGCCGATGCGCACTACCCAGGTGGCCACTTCAGGGCATTGTGAGCACGTCCCCCAAGGGGGAAAGCCTAATATGTCACAGCGGCCACCGACCTTGAACTTTGGGTTCAAGGGCTACATCCGATAACGGCAGCCCGGGAAGCTTTATTTTGAGTCATTTCCACTCCCCCCAACCGTTTGAATCCCATCCGGACACCCTGTCCAGGACCGAGCTCCGCAGGCACCTCAGGCAAAAACGCCGAGCCTTATCCTTCGAGCAGCAACAGCAAGCCTCGGAACGACTGGCACTGAACCTTCTGAAGCACCCCGACCTTTACCGTGCCAAACATATTGGCATCTATCTGCCCAATGATGGCGAGATCGACCCAAGCCTTTTCATCGATCTGGGCCGGCGCAAGGGCATTCGGTTTTACCTGCCAATTCTGCACCCGGTGTATCCGGGCAAACTGGTGTTCAGCCCGTATTTTGACGGCGTTGAACTGACCGCCAATCGGTTTGGTATTCCGGAGCCGGCGTTTCCGCGCTCAAGGCGCAGACCGGCCTGGGCACTGGATGCGGTACTGTTTCCGCTGGTAGGTTTTGATGAGCAGGGGGGAAGGCTCGGCATGGGCGGTGGGTTCTATGACCGCACGTTCGCCTTCAGCCGGATAAGGCCGGCCATGGCGCCCAAGCTGATAGGGCTGGCCCACGATTTTCAGAAAGTCCGTGAATTACCGATAGAATCCTGGGATGTGCCCCTGCACGGCGTGGTTACGGAGCAGCGCTGTTACCGGTTCAGACCCTGATTGGCAGACTGGATAAACCCGACCGCTGGCGCAGCCGCTCGGTCGGCACGTTTGTCTTCTGAGGCCTGGATGGAAGTGAAGCCGGTAATGACAAGGCCGACAGCAAAGATGAGCACGATGGCGCGGATGATGTCAGGCTTGTTACCCATTACGTATTTCCCGTTTTTTCTTTGAGTTAATTAGTTGGAAAATCAGCTAGCTATTCTCGGGTCCGAGAATTAGACGAAAGACTAACACGTAACTTCAATTTTACAATTTTTGACTCGTTACAGTTATGTAAGGGTTTTTGGTGCTAGCAGGCCGAATCGATCCTGGGTCCCCGAATCAGGGGGTGGATGGGCTTTCCGAAACACGCTCCTTCGGCACATCCATGTGACGCTTGGGCT from the Marinobacter sp. LQ44 genome contains:
- a CDS encoding ABC transporter permease, whose protein sequence is MSKVKLALSLATASLWYRRRVLALVCLTLTLSVSLLLGIQYLRTEIRQSFTSTISGTDLIVGARSGQLNLLLYTVFHIGDATNNIRWSSFQKLEQDRRIDWAIPISLGDSYRGYRVVATNDQFLARLQFGNNQSLELAQGEWFDDLFDVVLGAGVARQLDHHLNDEIVLSHGGGRTSFSNHTDLPFRISGVLAPTGTPVDQAVFISLEAMEAIHVGWESGVAIPGRGLSADRARARDFTPDSITAAFVGLSQPILTFQVQRELNQSRDEPLSAILPGVALSELWRMMGQFEKALLGISAFVVVTSLVGLVAVLLTLQAQRQREVAVLRATGASPALIASLYSFECVVLALTACLLALIVGAGAIAGLSPWLLEQFGIQISLRPLKQDEWLLLAAVPVSAMLVSLVPATSTWRKSRKQGFGAANTE
- a CDS encoding TIGR02449 family protein gives rise to the protein MEQSEVQALADKLDKLIERCEKLEKDNAVLRELQDDWNRERAQLMHKNDLAKNKIEAMIGRLRALEHH
- a CDS encoding cell division protein ZapA; protein product: MSKSSTTVEVRILDKEYLVACPQEEQEALLRAARHLDNKMREIRSSGKVFGTERIAVMAALNITHELLERDTMSHATSNLLRAMDNRLDEALGESSGD
- a CDS encoding 5-formyltetrahydrofolate cyclo-ligase; translation: MSHFHSPQPFESHPDTLSRTELRRHLRQKRRALSFEQQQQASERLALNLLKHPDLYRAKHIGIYLPNDGEIDPSLFIDLGRRKGIRFYLPILHPVYPGKLVFSPYFDGVELTANRFGIPEPAFPRSRRRPAWALDAVLFPLVGFDEQGGRLGMGGGFYDRTFAFSRIRPAMAPKLIGLAHDFQKVRELPIESWDVPLHGVVTEQRCYRFRP